The following nucleotide sequence is from candidate division KSB1 bacterium.
CATCGAGAAGGAGGCGCCCATCCACGCCTCCAAGGTCATGGTGATCTGCCCCAAGTGCAATCGGCCGACCCGTGTGGGGCGCCGCACCGTGTGGAACGAGCGACGGCAGAAGAACGAGCACGTCCGCTTCTGCAAGAAATGCGGCGAGATGATTGTCAGCAATCCGTAGCCTCAGGGTG
It contains:
- the rplX gene encoding 50S ribosomal protein L24 → MHVRKGDQVLVLSGVYKGKISRVLKVFPETQRVVVEGVNFIKRHTRPSQQNPQGGIIEKEAPIHASKVMVICPKCNRPTRVGRRTVWNERRQKNEHVRFCKKCGEMIVSNP